The Parvibaculaceae bacterium PLY_AMNH_Bact1 genome window below encodes:
- a CDS encoding nitrile hydratase subunit beta (Derived by automated computational analysis using gene prediction method: Protein Homology.): MDGIHDLGGMAGFGAISYEENEPVFHEPWQATAFALNIVGIGVLRNHNADEYRHSIERMPPVHYLQACYYERVLTGAATLFVEKGVVTKEELEERAGGVFPLASPSAPDPMAELEPQPVARFKKGDRVLVKDIHPAGHTRVPRFCRGKTGTVLHVAPAFSFPDAAAHGGAFRKEHTYHVEFASTDLWADAGADNESVIVDLWDSYLEGADA, encoded by the coding sequence ATGGACGGCATTCATGACCTGGGTGGCATGGCGGGCTTCGGCGCCATCTCTTATGAGGAAAATGAGCCGGTCTTTCATGAACCCTGGCAGGCAACCGCTTTTGCGTTGAACATTGTCGGCATTGGGGTGCTCCGCAACCACAATGCGGATGAGTACCGGCATTCCATTGAGCGCATGCCGCCGGTCCATTATCTCCAGGCTTGTTATTACGAGCGCGTCCTAACCGGAGCTGCGACCCTTTTTGTCGAAAAAGGCGTTGTGACCAAAGAGGAGTTGGAGGAACGCGCAGGCGGCGTCTTTCCGCTGGCCAGCCCCAGCGCGCCTGATCCAATGGCAGAGCTCGAACCGCAACCCGTCGCCCGGTTTAAAAAGGGTGATCGGGTCTTGGTGAAAGACATTCACCCGGCAGGCCACACGCGGGTACCGCGCTTCTGTCGCGGCAAAACGGGCACGGTGCTTCATGTCGCCCCTGCTTTTTCATTTCCTGATGCTGCAGCTCATGGAGGCGCGTTCCGAAAGGAACACACCTATCATGTCGAGTTCGCCTCGACCGACCTCTGGGCGGATGCAGGTGCCGATAATGAAAGCGTCATCGTCGACCTTTGGGACTCTTACCTGGAAGGAGCGGACGCATGA
- the nthA gene encoding nitrile hydratase subunit alpha (Derived by automated computational analysis using gene prediction method: Protein Homology. GO_function: GO:0018822 - nitrile hydratase activity [Evidence IEA]; GO_process: GO:0050898 - nitrile metabolic process [Evidence IEA]), with protein MSSSSNIASAKARTEALQGALADKGLIPEGAVEAVIHTATEEWDPKNGARVVVRAWVDAEFKKRLLEDATSACAELGYEGIQGEYIVALEDEPERHNVIVCTQCSCTAWPVLGLPPDWYKSPEYRARVAREPRKVLKEMGLDLAKNIAIRVWETSAETRYMVIPCRPEGTEGWSEDELASLVTREALIGIALANPA; from the coding sequence ATGAGCTCATCGTCCAACATCGCCTCAGCCAAGGCGCGCACCGAAGCGCTGCAGGGCGCGCTCGCCGACAAGGGGTTGATCCCCGAAGGTGCGGTGGAAGCGGTGATCCATACAGCTACTGAAGAATGGGACCCCAAAAACGGTGCCCGGGTTGTGGTGCGCGCCTGGGTTGACGCGGAATTCAAAAAACGTCTTTTGGAAGATGCAACGTCCGCCTGCGCCGAACTTGGTTATGAAGGCATTCAGGGCGAATATATCGTCGCGCTGGAAGATGAGCCGGAGCGCCACAATGTGATCGTTTGTACCCAATGTTCCTGCACGGCCTGGCCGGTGCTGGGGCTGCCGCCTGATTGGTACAAGAGCCCTGAATATCGCGCCCGCGTTGCGCGCGAACCCCGCAAGGTTCTGAAAGAAATGGGCCTTGATCTGGCAAAGAACATCGCCATCCGTGTCTGGGAGACAAGTGCGGAGACCCGTTACATGGTGATCCCGTGCAGGCCGGAAGGCACAGAGGGCTGGAGCGAAGATGAGCTCGCCAGCCTCGTCACCCGAGAGGCACTGATCGGAATTGCTCTCGCCAATCCGGCCTGA